One stretch of Brachyhypopomus gauderio isolate BG-103 chromosome 8, BGAUD_0.2, whole genome shotgun sequence DNA includes these proteins:
- the tmem125a gene encoding transmembrane protein 125 — MSELEDFPPARGPQPADPARIQQDLLEEQVELWWFSEPRKSLLCYCVSVALILGCGLGGVGLLSTTTSLSSEWRLGAGTALCLLALAVLLKQLLSSAVQDMNCVRSRRRIDVLKSGGLSDVLVVLVTGLALLVCGAVLLDVALAYHMPKPGWALNDMFISGVALLAGGGFTVLAVGVYSAVVFLSERARPEPSLRDRVAGVFTVSGQMRARRETTSSLAQLI; from the coding sequence ATGTCAGAGCTGGAGGACTTCCCCCCGGCGAGGGGTCCCCAGCCAGCCGACCCGGCCCGCATACAGCAGGACTtgctggaggagcaggtggagctgTGGTGGTTCAGCGAGCCCCGTAAATCCCTGCTGTGCTACTGCGTGTCCGTGGCCCTGATCCTGGGCTGTGGCCTGGGCGGCGTGGgtctcctctccaccaccaccagcctgtcGAGCGAGTGGCGGCTGGGCGCCGGTACCGCCCTGTGTCTGCTGGCGCTGGCCGTGCTCCTGAAGCAGCTCCTAAGCTCCGCCGTGCAGGACATGAACTGCGTTCGCAGCCGGCGTCGCATTGACGTTCTGAAGAGCGGCGGCCTGTCGGACgtgctggtggtgctggtcACGGGCCTGGCGCTGCTCGTGTGTGGGGCCGTGTTGCTGGACGTGGCCCTGGCTTACCACATGCCCAAACCGGGCTGGGCTCTGAACGACATGTTCATATCGGGGGTGGCGCTGCTGGCCGGTGGGGGGTTCACGGTGCTGGCGGTGGGCGTGTATTCGGCCGTGGTTTTCCTCTCGGAGAGGGCGAGGCCTGAACCGAGCTTGAGGGACAGGGTGGCGGGGGTCTTCACGGTTTCGGGACAGATGCGGGCGAGGAGAGAAACCACATCGAGCCTGGCACAGCTCATTTGA
- the ap1m3 gene encoding adaptor related protein complex 1 subunit mu 3 has protein sequence MAMSAVFLLDLKGKVLVCRNYMGDIDMGEIDHFMPIMMKKEEEAELLPVVTHGSIHFLYIKHSNLYLVAMTKKNTNAALVYSFLYKIVEVFTEYFKSLEEESIRDNFVTVYELMDEVMDYGLPQTTDSKILLEYITQQGHKLEVGVPRPPATVTNAVSWRSEGIKYRKNEVFMDVIESVNLLVSASGNVLRSEILGCIKLKVVLSGMPELRLGLNDKVLFEITGRPKTKAVELEDVKFHQCVRLSRFENDRTISFIPPDGDSELMSYRLNTTVKPLIWIESVIERFSHSRIEIKVKARSQFKSRSTANNVVILVPVPSDADSPRFKTSTGQSKWVPEKSAVEWTIKSFPGGKEYMMRAHFGLPSVESDEQDAKRPITVKFEIPYFTVSGIQVRYLKIIEKSGYQALPWVRYITQSGDYQIRTN, from the exons GTCCTTGTATGCCGGAACTACATGGGTGACATTGACATGGGTGAGATTGACCACTTCATGCCAATCATGAtgaagaaggaggaagaggcggAGCTATTGCCTGTGGTGACACATGGCTCCATCCATTTCCTTTACATCAAACACAGCAACCTCTACT TGGTAGCAATGACCAAGAAGAATACAAATGCAGCCCTTGTGTATTCTTTCCTGTACAAGATAGTGGAG GTTTTCACAGAGTATTTCAAAAGCCTGGAAGAGGAGAGCATACGTGACAACTTTGTGACCGTGTATGAGCTAATGGATGAAGTCATGGATTATGGTCTTCCTCAGACGACGGACAGTAAGATATTACTAGA GTATATCACCCAGCAAGGACATAAACTGGAAGTGGGTGTACCACGCCCCCCAGCAACCGTTACCAATGCTGTATCCTGGAGGTCAGAGGGCATCAAATACAGGAAGAATGAAGTTTTTATGGACGTCATTGAGTCTGTCAACCTGCTG GTCAGTGCTTCAGGCAACGTCCTACGCAGTGAGATTCTGGGCTGTATCAAACTGAAGGTGGTTCTGTCAGGCATGCCTGAACTCAGGCTGGGTCTCAATGACAAAGTGCTCTTCGAGATCACCGGCA GACCGAAGACCAAAGCGGTGGAGCTGGAGGACGTGAAGTTTCACCAGTGTGTGCGACTCTCTCGCTTTGAAAATGACCGAACCATCTCATTCATTCCCCCAGATGGAGACAGTGAACTCATGTCTTATCGCCTTAACACTACA GTGAAACCCCTTATATGGATTGAAAGTGTGATAGAGAGGTTCTCTCATAGCAGAATAGAGATCAAAGTTAAG GCACGTAGTCAGTTCAAGAGCCGCTCTACTGCCAACAACGTGGTCATCCTTGTGCCCGTGCCCAGCGACGCTGACTCCCCCAGGTTCAAGACGAGCACAGGCCAATCCAAGTGGGTGCCGGAGAAGAGTGCCGTAGAGTGGACGATCAAGTCCTTCCCC GGAGGGAAAGAGTACATGATGAGGGCTCACTTTGGGCTGCCTAGTGTGGAGAGTGATGAACAGGATGCCAAGCGACCAATCACAGTGAAGTTTGAGATCCCTTATTTCACTGTGTCTGGCATTCAG GTTCGATACCTAAAAATAATTGAGAAGAGTGGCTACCAGGCATTACCATGGGTGCGATATATTACACAGAGTGGAG ATTATCAGATACGGACAAACTGA